The Fulvivirga ligni genome window below encodes:
- a CDS encoding sigma 54-interacting transcriptional regulator, producing MQSRELIDIKTLGELKAAGYKSKSVKQELRDNLIQKIKVKENVFEGIWGYEDTVIPDMERAILSMHDINLLGLRGQAKTRMARMMVQLLDEYIPVIEGSEMNDDPFNPISRFGRDTVAEKGDDTPISWLPRNDRYSEKLATPDVSIADLIGDVDPIKAATLKLPYSDERVIHFGLIPRSHRGIFVINEIPDLQARIQVALFNILQEGDIQIRGFKVRMPLDIQFVFTANPEDYTNRGSIVTPLKDRIDSQIITHYPKDIAIGRKITEQEAHIKSEQKELVSVNEISKDLIEQIAFEARDSEYVDSKSGVSARLTISAYENLVSAAERRALYNDEKTQIRVSDLYGAVPSITGKVELVYEGEQEGAGIVARNLVGKAIRTQFVTYFPDPDKLRKQKGENPYKTITDWFGDSHQIDILNDYNNQEHEQALKNVPGLEKLVDQYHKNEDYATKLFLMEFALHGLAEYSMLSRHELTRGLQFKDLLSGMFTMPGPDDEDEDNDHF from the coding sequence ATGCAATCAAGAGAATTGATAGATATAAAAACCCTTGGCGAATTAAAGGCCGCGGGATACAAAAGCAAATCAGTAAAGCAGGAATTAAGAGATAATCTTATTCAAAAAATAAAAGTAAAGGAAAACGTATTTGAGGGCATTTGGGGATATGAGGACACGGTAATTCCAGATATGGAAAGAGCCATCCTTTCTATGCATGACATCAACTTATTAGGTTTAAGAGGGCAGGCTAAAACGCGTATGGCCAGAATGATGGTTCAGCTTTTAGATGAGTACATCCCGGTTATAGAAGGCTCTGAGATGAATGATGATCCTTTTAACCCTATCTCAAGATTTGGCAGAGATACTGTAGCCGAAAAAGGAGATGACACCCCCATTAGCTGGTTACCTAGAAATGATCGCTACAGCGAAAAACTAGCTACTCCAGATGTTTCTATTGCAGATTTAATTGGAGATGTAGATCCTATTAAAGCAGCTACATTGAAACTTCCATATTCTGATGAAAGAGTGATTCACTTTGGGTTAATTCCGAGATCACACAGAGGTATATTTGTTATCAACGAAATACCTGATTTACAGGCTCGTATTCAGGTGGCTCTCTTTAATATTCTGCAGGAAGGTGACATTCAGATAAGAGGTTTTAAGGTAAGAATGCCATTGGACATACAGTTTGTTTTCACAGCCAACCCGGAAGATTATACAAACAGAGGGAGTATTGTTACGCCTTTAAAGGATAGAATTGATAGTCAGATCATTACACACTATCCTAAAGATATTGCCATAGGTAGAAAAATTACTGAACAGGAAGCTCACATTAAATCAGAACAGAAAGAACTGGTATCAGTAAATGAAATCAGTAAAGATCTGATAGAGCAAATTGCTTTTGAGGCCCGTGACAGCGAATATGTAGATAGTAAAAGTGGTGTTTCAGCCCGTTTAACCATCTCTGCCTATGAAAACCTGGTGAGTGCTGCGGAAAGAAGGGCATTATATAATGATGAAAAAACACAGATCCGAGTATCTGATTTATATGGTGCTGTGCCTTCCATCACGGGAAAAGTGGAATTAGTATATGAAGGAGAACAGGAAGGTGCAGGTATTGTAGCCAGAAACCTGGTAGGCAAAGCCATAAGAACGCAATTTGTAACGTATTTCCCAGATCCTGATAAGCTCAGAAAGCAAAAAGGAGAAAACCCATATAAGACCATCACAGACTGGTTCGGAGATAGCCACCAGATAGATATTCTAAACGATTATAACAATCAGGAACATGAGCAAGCGTTAAAAAATGTACCTGGCTTAGAGAAGCTGGTAGATCAGTATCATAAAAATGAGGACTACGCCACCAAGCTGTTTTTGATGGAGTTTGCCCTACATGGCCTGGCTGAGTATAGTATGCTCAGCAGACATGAACTTACCAGAGGCTTACAGTTTAAAGATCTATTGAGCGGTATGTTTACCATGCCAGGTCCTGATGATGAAGATGAGGATAATGATCATTTTTAA
- a CDS encoding Fic family protein, translated as MGKYINSQEEPDPLVQTAIAHYQFEAIHPFLDGNGRIGRLLIPIILYEKNILSYPLLYVSEYFENNKQEYYNFLRLVDTEEDWTSWIRFFLNSIKIQAEDTQTKVKDMLELYKKTREKLVNFNSQYAVDLLDIIFENPIVSFKSIRLQIKTNSYQTIYNLLNKFEEESILRQITKGRRNKVYIFEDLLKTIR; from the coding sequence TTGGGAAAATATATTAATAGCCAAGAAGAACCTGATCCATTAGTTCAGACAGCAATTGCTCACTATCAATTTGAGGCGATTCATCCCTTTCTAGACGGTAATGGAAGAATAGGTCGTTTATTGATTCCTATAATTCTTTATGAAAAAAACATATTATCATACCCTCTTTTATATGTAAGTGAATACTTTGAAAACAATAAACAAGAATACTATAACTTTTTAAGATTAGTAGATACTGAAGAAGATTGGACTTCTTGGATCAGGTTTTTTCTCAACTCAATCAAAATACAAGCTGAAGACACTCAAACCAAGGTAAAGGATATGTTAGAACTATATAAAAAAACAAGAGAAAAGTTGGTCAATTTTAATTCTCAATACGCAGTAGACTTGTTAGATATAATCTTTGAAAACCCAATTGTTTCTTTTAAATCAATCAGGCTACAAATAAAGACTAACAGCTACCAGACCATTTATAATTTATTAAACAAATTTGAGGAGGAAAGCATTTTAAGGCAAATTACAAAAGGCAGAAGAAACAAGGTTTACATATTTGAGGATCTGCTAAAGACTATAAGATAA
- a CDS encoding AlbA family DNA-binding domain-containing protein — translation MQLSDVKRLIRHGENATIEFKAKMRHPEKVVKELVAFANTAGGHLFIGVHDDGSLAGVKYPEDEIFALDRAIEKYCKPAFEYTVHIIDLTEDSSVVVYEVPASDNKAHCVVNNELLHGRQAFVRVADRSIKASKHVKEILDRQSKNKSIQFNFGDKEKLLMTYLENNETITVNEFKKISGRNYYQASRTLILMVLANVLEIHPHEKEDFYTLKGVGLG, via the coding sequence ATGCAACTCTCAGACGTAAAAAGGCTCATCCGGCATGGAGAAAATGCTACGATTGAGTTCAAGGCTAAGATGCGGCATCCTGAGAAGGTGGTGAAGGAACTAGTGGCCTTCGCCAATACTGCGGGAGGCCATCTTTTTATTGGTGTACATGATGATGGATCATTGGCAGGAGTGAAATATCCTGAGGATGAGATCTTTGCGCTGGATAGAGCCATTGAAAAATATTGTAAGCCAGCCTTTGAATACACTGTACATATTATAGACCTCACCGAAGACAGCTCCGTTGTGGTATACGAGGTGCCTGCTAGTGACAATAAGGCTCATTGTGTAGTTAACAATGAGCTTTTACATGGGCGTCAGGCTTTTGTGCGTGTAGCAGACAGAAGCATAAAAGCCAGCAAGCATGTAAAGGAAATATTGGACAGGCAAAGTAAAAACAAGAGCATCCAATTCAACTTTGGTGATAAGGAAAAGCTGCTCATGACCTACCTGGAAAACAATGAAACCATTACCGTAAATGAGTTTAAAAAAATTTCAGGTAGAAACTACTATCAAGCTTCCAGGACATTAATCTTAATGGTTCTGGCCAATGTACTGGAAATTCACCCTCATGAGAAAGAGGATTTTTATACTTTGAAGGGAGTTGGGTTGGGTTGA
- a CDS encoding Fic family protein, with protein sequence MSSQPHKLKLLPPHIDYSGLIKEIGDANRSQGELKGLLANIPNPDLLTTPLLTKEAVASSKIEGTQATIEDVFKYEAEGRNTENNSREQDVREIINYRMAIREATEILPKKAIGENFIKQLHSILLNSVRGESKDRGNFRRIPVYIGKPGGSIENAIYIPPSSSELNELVSNWENILIAKKNLIH encoded by the coding sequence ATGAGCTCACAACCACACAAATTAAAACTGCTACCTCCACATATTGATTATTCTGGTTTAATAAAAGAAATTGGAGATGCAAACCGTTCACAAGGCGAACTAAAAGGTCTTTTAGCCAATATTCCTAATCCAGATTTATTGACGACTCCTCTACTAACCAAAGAAGCTGTAGCCAGTTCTAAAATTGAAGGAACTCAAGCCACGATAGAAGATGTATTCAAGTACGAAGCGGAAGGAAGAAACACAGAAAACAATTCCAGAGAACAGGATGTAAGAGAAATCATAAATTATAGAATGGCAATTAGAGAAGCCACTGAAATACTCCCTAAAAAAGCTATTGGAGAAAACTTCATCAAACAACTTCATTCTATTCTACTAAATTCAGTTAGAGGTGAAAGTAAGGATAGAGGGAATTTCAGAAGAATACCTGTTTATATTGGAAAGCCAGGAGGCTCAATAGAAAATGCAATATACATTCCACCTAGTTCATCCGAGTTAAATGAATTGGTTTCTAATTGGGAAAATATATTAATAGCCAAGAAGAACCTGATCCATTAG
- a CDS encoding vWA domain-containing protein, with amino-acid sequence MLGTRFTKFIPSPDQNKSDFDKLMDIFLQLVTITGGDVEEALAWLNNLDKQYNITNNDYGMGDFIEDLKDKGYLTDKTPDGSFEITAKSEQKIRSDALEEIFGKLKKSGRGEHKTTFGGQGDEQSTDRRDYQFGDTLEQLSMTDSLRNAQINHGLDNFMMTENDLEVLENEYKTQTSTVLMIDISHSMILYGEDRITPAKKVAMALAELITRKYKKDTLDIIVFGNDAWQIEIKDLPYLQVGPYHTNTVAGLELAMDLLRRRRNPNKQIFMITDGKPTCLKEGIKYYKNSFGIDSKILTKTLNIAKQCRKLKIPVTTFMIASDPYLKEFVREFTKVNNGNAYYSSLQGLGDLIFEDYRKNRRKKL; translated from the coding sequence ATGTTAGGTACAAGATTCACAAAATTTATCCCCTCCCCTGATCAGAACAAATCAGACTTTGATAAGCTCATGGATATATTCCTACAGCTTGTTACTATTACCGGTGGGGATGTAGAAGAGGCGTTGGCATGGTTAAATAACCTGGATAAGCAATATAATATCACCAACAATGATTACGGCATGGGTGATTTCATAGAAGACCTGAAGGATAAGGGCTACCTTACCGATAAAACGCCTGACGGTTCTTTTGAGATCACAGCAAAGAGCGAACAAAAGATCCGCTCAGATGCCTTGGAAGAAATATTTGGTAAGCTTAAGAAATCTGGTCGTGGTGAGCACAAAACCACATTTGGCGGGCAAGGAGACGAGCAAAGCACAGATAGAAGAGACTATCAGTTTGGTGACACGCTGGAGCAGCTTTCTATGACTGACTCACTTCGTAATGCCCAGATCAATCATGGTTTAGATAACTTCATGATGACTGAGAATGATCTCGAAGTCCTAGAAAATGAGTACAAGACCCAGACATCTACAGTCCTCATGATTGACATCTCTCACTCCATGATTCTTTATGGAGAAGACCGTATAACGCCAGCAAAAAAAGTAGCTATGGCACTGGCTGAGCTCATCACCCGAAAGTATAAAAAGGACACTTTAGATATTATAGTTTTTGGTAATGACGCCTGGCAAATAGAAATTAAAGACCTTCCGTATTTACAGGTAGGTCCATACCATACAAACACGGTGGCAGGGCTGGAACTTGCCATGGATTTATTAAGAAGAAGGAGAAATCCTAACAAGCAGATTTTCATGATTACTGATGGAAAGCCTACCTGCTTAAAAGAAGGGATAAAATACTACAAAAACAGCTTCGGCATAGACAGCAAAATCCTTACTAAAACGCTCAATATAGCCAAGCAATGTAGAAAGCTAAAAATTCCTGTTACCACTTTTATGATTGCCTCAGACCCTTATCTCAAAGAGTTTGTGAGGGAGTTTACCAAGGTAAATAATGGAAATGCTTACTACAGTAGTCTTCAGGGTTTAGGAGACCTGATTTTTGAGGACTATAGGAAAAACAGAAGGAAAAAACTTTAA